Within Planococcus citri chromosome 2, ihPlaCitr1.1, whole genome shotgun sequence, the genomic segment ttttttaggtttctgatggtacttttgccgcaattgtaaaacttgtaatttttttttctcgaaaatgaaaaaaaaggcccctccaattttctgatatgttattctacataaaaaggactgaaactgagaattttttcagaatttttactggcggacatcgtggttatatttaaattataagttttgaaATCGacttttttaggtttttaaaagtggcaacactgattttgacatcactcgtcgattaccctctcaaagtactacaatttgaaaaaaagttcaaaattctataccacgtacaaccggagcaatttgcaactgaaattttccattttcggccattttggagaactttgaagcgtcacagctccgtcaaaaaaaatcgaaaaaatgtccggtttgcgtcattcgtcatcgtttgatgacctctacaaatgatctgattttgaaaaaaatcgaagaccactcgtgcaaaaatccgccgatttggcatggaatgacccaaaatgAAATGTAGCATACCATAAAATTTAGTTGGCACTTATTGAAGACCGTACATTCGATCGATCAAGTGGTTATCACGAAATTCCAGAAGAACTAATTCAAAAGTTTAACTTATTagtgaatttccaaaaaacatttATCAAGTAACCAGACCATTTGGAGCTCCTAATCATTATGatctcattttattcaaaaatttcgaagtgCTCTACAGGTGCCAAAATACATCACAATAATGTAGATCTGCACTAGAAAGTAAGCtagaactcgattttcagcttcAGCTGCTCAATGTAATTTCTAAAccttctggggggggggggacttgaaAATCCTGGAAAAGTCAAATAATCATGAAAGCTCCTCCACAAGGGCTGCAGGAGTCGATATCAGCCTCTTGAGTTGAGCTGATTTTTAGCATTATTACTGTAAAATTacgtttgaaaaagaaaacccacacattttagaaattcaccaattttggCATGAGAGGGTTTCAAgccatggttttttttttttaaatcacattcGCATTCAAATCTGAGGCGGACATCTCGAGTGACttctattcatttattttcaaaatattcaccaaaTTCAATTTCAGAGAACCTTCCAGTAAAAAATGATTGAGCCATGATCAAGTCAGATTAGACCAGAACGCTCTTCtagatctaatttgatctgaGTTTTGAATCATCAATTCAATAATTTAGACCTGATTATAGACATGATTGAATTGGACCAGATCTGATAAAATCCGGAAATTCTACGAATCGAAGTTGATGGTGACCAGGTCTCAGAGTTCTGATAAAAGAGTAGACCACCAGATCTGTTCAAACCTAATCAGATCCGATCATTTTCCGTTGGAATTATTAACCGCAGATGCATAATGTGTGAAATTGAAAGTATACCTAACTACTTTTTATATcatgaatttcatttcgttGCAGAATTTCTTTTACATCAGCACCACGGAAATATTTTCACGTTGGATACCGAAAGAAGAACGATCAACTTTGATATCCTTCAGTTTCAACGGCACAAATGTTGGTCTAGCATTGACTTATCCGATGTGCGGATATTTAGCTCACATATGGGGATGGCAGATGGTATTTTACGTCACAGGTGAATAAATTATACATCCGGAAGTACacctacttgaaaatataaatcAATTCTGGGCaatgcaataaattttcaattttcaattaggaATTATATCAGTGGTGGTGGCAGTGATTTGTATGATCACGGTGAAAAATAAACCTTCTCAGGACACATGGATTTCGAGAAACGAACGCTTATATATTCTTCAAGAAACCGATCACGAAGCAAGAATGGAAGTAGGTTTCAATTTCCATCCATACTTCGTATAATTATGATGTTCTGGTTCATCATGTATAAGCATTAATGGAATGCAAATGTCATAATTTCCTTTTGATTCCTTTCAGAGCAAAAGCCATCCGTATAAAAGTATCCTGTTATCAACACCTGTTTGGGCTCTATGCatcaatatttttacttttatttgggTCGCAAGTATTTTGGGAACATGTTTACCTCTATATATTCAAGGTACCTACTCATCAATGAAAGTgttttacaaattcaaatagGCAGAGATCATCATCACGTAAACCAAATGCTATAATTATTATGATTTCAGATTCGACTGGTAAGGAAACAGACGAAATAGGGCTCATATCTTGTATTCCGAACGCTGTTTACATTTTCATGTTCCCTATTTGTGGAATGTTCATGGATTATTGGAAGAACAACAGTGGTGTTACATTGACGAGGGTAAGAATTGAATCAATATATGTACCattggtaggtctaggtacttacATAAGTAGCttcttgaaaagttttaattatggttaggtacctattttgtttcaCAGATACATAAAACGTTAATCAGCACAGCTTTCATCGTAGCCAGCGTGCTTTTCGTGGGCGCAGCTTTTATAACTGATTTCACCACTACTCTTACTTTCTTCATTTCGATACAAATCATCATGGCATTCGTGCCTTTAATTTTACAGTAAGTATAAACAAACACTCTCACAAGTCATCCTTGGCCATAATgattaaattgagaaaattttaatttcataaatttcaatgcAGGATTGTCAGTGTTGCTTTAGCTCCCGACCATTCGAGTGTCATAGCAGGCATGACGACGTTTAGTTTCTCCGCAAGTTCCATAATTTCTCAAACAGTGACAGGGTTTATGATAAAGAATCAcgtaagttatttttttcacaatttttgttgttgaatatttttatttcacctaattctgcatttttaaaatttacagacTGCGCAAGAATGGAATTACTGCTTTTACTTGGCGGCTGCTATGTCGGTATTAGGAGCAGTGGTATTTTTACTGTATGGATCTAGCGAACCTCAACTGTGGTCTTCGTTGGCTTTCGTTGAAGAAGATTATTATTTGAATGAATTGGACGAGAAGAAATAATTAATACATTCTTcggatttaaaatttcataatttgtatttcaggggaaaaaatgaatacagtaagatgattttaaaagtatcgtcgtcgtcgtggttccttgtcctttacaggacattggaaatcgcatttttgtggtaccctaacagggtggaggcgaatgcctattgccactgcgattattctggggaatcgacgttgtttcgagcttccactagtagtttcccgttgctttctagtgacatctacacaagcaccttggagctagccgggtagtttagagaccctgagctcctcagtgttgacctctatagacgctcgaaccagtttcagctttttgattctgctaacagatggcgtgcattatctgttagctcggctaaactggtagtcccccggtACTTGGCATTATAGGGAAAATGTGTTCGTAATGGAAAtaaattcgctgaaaatttttcaaagacatGAAAACTGAACCAGGCTGCAAATTGGCTCAGTACGTATTTAAttcctattttaaaatatttagtAGGTGGAGGCAAAAATCTCTGTCTTAATTCATTCCAGTGGGTAGCTGTTGCATTATGATTTTGAAGTTCAACactcaaataaaataattttcaaaatgatgttcttaatttttttttctgtgcttTAACTTCACCTGCTTCATGTTTCTTTGATGAATGACGTgtttattgttttgaattttcgaaaatgataaatattttttcaaaggcttaTTACTCGTAGATTGGATtacaaatttcattcaaatgtttctcaaattttcttttctaaaatacCCGTTACCTGCATTTGATCGAAAAAGTATATTATCTCAAGTCACGAAATGTTTCaatgtaaattgaataaaatacgaGATTTGTTGAAGTGGAGAGACAGTAACGAGTGAGTAACTGAGTATGAGTAATTACAATTTTAGTTCATAATTTAATCgagcaatttatttttttttttaaagagatgGTTTACCAACAAACTTTTACTACCTACTTGATAACACCATCTATTTTCGCAATAATGAGAATGTATGCTGCTGTCATGACGTTTCTATTAAGATAAGAATTTTTACTACCAgctgttgaatttcaaaacatttctattttttaaatgtgttattttttat encodes:
- the LOC135837165 gene encoding vesicular glutamate transporter 3-like isoform X2, whose protein sequence is MCFVNFQVLRNNMNITVVEMTKNKTHKEGNITITQPPEFNWDTKTIGFVLSILSYGGLLSFLGTFPVNWFGGSVTCSVCMLVSGILTILHPAILYIDFQLFLACRILTGVFENFFYISTTEIFSRWIPKEERSTLISFSFNGTNVGLALTYPMCGYLAHIWGWQMVFYVTGIISVVVAVICMITVKNKPSQDTWISRNERLYILQETDHEARMESKSHPYKSILLSTPVWALCINIFTFIWVASILGTCLPLYIQDSTGKETDEIGLISCIPNAVYIFMFPICGMFMDYWKNNSGVTLTRIHKTLISTAFIVASVLFVGAAFITDFTTTLTFFISIQIIMAFVPLILQIVSVALAPDHSSVIAGMTTFSFSASSIISQTVTGFMIKNHTAQEWNYCFYLAAAMSVLGAVVFLLYGSSEPQLWSSLAFVEEDYYLNELDEKK
- the LOC135837165 gene encoding sodium-dependent phosphate transport protein 3-like isoform X3, producing the protein MLVSGILTILHPAILYIDFQLFLACRILTGVFENFFYISTTEIFSRWIPKEERSTLISFSFNGTNVGLALTYPMCGYLAHIWGWQMVFYVTGIISVVVAVICMITVKNKPSQDTWISRNERLYILQETDHEARMESKSHPYKSILLSTPVWALCINIFTFIWVASILGTCLPLYIQDSTGKETDEIGLISCIPNAVYIFMFPICGMFMDYWKNNSGVTLTRIHKTLISTAFIVASVLFVGAAFITDFTTTLTFFISIQIIMAFVPLILQIVSVALAPDHSSVIAGMTTFSFSASSIISQTVTGFMIKNHTAQEWNYCFYLAAAMSVLGAVVFLLYGSSEPQLWSSLAFVEEDYYLNELDEKK
- the LOC135837165 gene encoding vesicular glutamate transporter 3-like isoform X1 — its product is MEKNGINGIGKDVSSQLLKTSQGSRKISRVSQKLVPATSLWFSKRLLVAIVLFMCFVNFQVLRNNMNITVVEMTKNKTHKEGNITITQPPEFNWDTKTIGFVLSILSYGGLLSFLGTFPVNWFGGSVTCSVCMLVSGILTILHPAILYIDFQLFLACRILTGVFENFFYISTTEIFSRWIPKEERSTLISFSFNGTNVGLALTYPMCGYLAHIWGWQMVFYVTGIISVVVAVICMITVKNKPSQDTWISRNERLYILQETDHEARMESKSHPYKSILLSTPVWALCINIFTFIWVASILGTCLPLYIQDSTGKETDEIGLISCIPNAVYIFMFPICGMFMDYWKNNSGVTLTRIHKTLISTAFIVASVLFVGAAFITDFTTTLTFFISIQIIMAFVPLILQIVSVALAPDHSSVIAGMTTFSFSASSIISQTVTGFMIKNHTAQEWNYCFYLAAAMSVLGAVVFLLYGSSEPQLWSSLAFVEEDYYLNELDEKK